In Puntigrus tetrazona isolate hp1 chromosome 15, ASM1883169v1, whole genome shotgun sequence, the DNA window CTGTCTGGCTGTCCAATAATCTGCCTGGCTTTCCACCAGTGTCAATACGTTCTCCGTTCTTAACACACTCCACTGATTCACTCCGTTCACTCCACACCAGGCACTGGCCACCCAGAGGCCAACACCTCCCTCTCGCTGCGACAAGAATGCTTCTGGTGGCCTAAATTGGCAAGGGACTATTCAATGGCTAAAAGTCCACAACATCTCCCAATGGGTAAACTCATGCCATTGCCCATACACAACCAACTGCATCCTGTTCATCTAGACTACCATGACGTTGGGCTATTTGGCTCTCAGGAGCAGGCTGTGGAAGAGGGGGTACTGTAACGGATCGGCCAGGCTCCACCCTCCCTATCAACGGAGTTGTAATCACCAGCACCTGTCAGCAATCACCGCATCTCATTACGAGCACTATAAGAGTACACACCTCAGTCTCACTCACTGTCCGGTCTTGTAACTACGAAGTGGACTCTCTAACCTTGCATTGCTAAAATCCAAAGAATACTTACCTGTTTATTTACCTCCTCTATTCCCTCCAGATTGTCTTGTGTCTCTTGTGATCCACTGTTCCTCCAAAGCTCTAATAAAGTTTTAGAAGttattaatcagacagtctaaactaatgactgctagttgacatgtagttgcaaagttacttactgttagtagaatgtctttatgtggactatcaaaataaagtgttaaatatCCTATAATAACAGTATCAATGTGATCTCCCAAAATTAAGCAGTGTGTGTGATTATTAgatgtattttgtgtttcagtgaTGTTCAGAAGGCCTGCTCGGGCTCTGTTGCTTCTGTCTTCTCCTCTCTGGCTTTATGCCCCACTGAACTGGTTAAATGTCGGCTGCAGGCCATGCATGAGATGGAGGCATCTGGCAAGATCGCCAGTGGACAGAAAAGGTCTGgttatgctttttaatatatatttgaagagtccctttttttgtaaaaattgttaaaaattgtttttgttaacaatgttatcatttatttaatttattgtgtttatatatatatatttggggttttttgggggtttttttaagcAGAAAATACCTCACCTGCCATTTGATTGAGAgctggaatgcacaatgaaaaacaaaaaaacatgattaaaaaatacaaatttgttaatcaagtaaaataagaattagtaatttttttaacaagcagttctatatacatactgtatatattactgTACATGAAAAAAACTGAGAGAATTAGTACAAAAATAGTCTTCCTAACAAACTAAACCCACATGGAAGAATAGCgcatgcgtgcacacacactctcacacgtaACATCTCAGGGGAAACAAAGTAGACTGGATGCTGAACATTGAACAAACTGGAAAGATTTTTTGACATGATTAACTGATTGACACAACACGGAAAATAggtcacacagagacagagcacatggggcatggaaaaacaataacagtcCTGGTacgtgacaaaaataaaaatgtaaaacttattTGTATAGtacaatttttgtttaaatctttaaaagaatGTTTGGACAGAATtgtcttttaattaatatacacataaattAAGGCAATAACAAGTTCTACCACGATctaaaatacaacaacaacgTGACAGCTTTTAATGAATGACACCAATGAgatcaacaaaacaataaatacaatgtcataaaaaaagctttgtaaaTTGCTTTTAACTTTTTGCAAGTAGcatttttatgtgcatgtgtttgaCAGGCTTTGAGAATTCCATGAGTACCTGTTTTTTCCAGTCATACCAATTTCCTTCTGGAAAAagtgcaaacacaaacatttctcaaacctttattatttatttgtttgttgttccaCATACAGGTTAGGAATAATATTAGTTTAcataaatgattacagaatgtaactttttgagcaatttaaCTTCTTAAAGGGCttaagaaagaagaaaaagaaaaaaaaaatcttgctgaaattcttttattttacagcacgGTATGGTCTGTTGTGAAAAATGTGTTAAGGACAAACGGACCTCTTGGTTTCTATCAGGGTCTCACCACCACTATAGTCCGTGAGGTACCCGGATACTTCTGTTTCTTTGGAGGATATGAACTCAGCCGCTCAATGTTTGCCCATCACATGGGTAAAGACAAAGAGCACATAGGTCAGTCCATGGGAAGaccacaaaatttttttttaattctggcACAACATACTCATGTCATTGCATGAGGAATGTACAAGTTGCTTTTTCCTTAATTTGCTGCTTCTTTGGAAAAGAACAGCTTGGAACATTTCTCTTCTATATCTGTGTTTCTAACAGGTGTTGTACCCTTGATGTTTAGTGGTGGTTTTGGTGGTGCCTGTCTGTGGTTGGTTGTGTACCCCATAGACTGTGTGAAGTCTCGCATCCAGGTTCTGTCTTTAGCTGGGAAACAGAAAGGATTCCTCAAGACCCTTATGGGGATTTTACGAAATGAGGGTGAGATTTCACTACTTATCTTTGTTTCAAATCCTACTGACACACTGTATGTAACACCCTGTGCGTCATGGAACCTGTTAAATGACTGATAAATTCTCTACACAGCAAACccaactattttttaaatatagtttattgtTACACAGTTTTGTGGGTAATGCATTAGAAGTAATGCAagttacataatcagattacttttctcaagtaactagtaaagtaacgcaatactgtaatacattacttttaaaagtaactttccccaacactgcttGTTACATGATACTCTCATAAGCCCAAAATCGCACAGTAGACAAAtactgagtaaaaaaaaaaacttttttgataatatcttttaattattgaatgaaatataaattatgaaatgcatttttaattagaggcataatgccatttttaaatgttttttggtcGTTCATTGACTAAAGCACAGGCTCTTCTCTacagcataaaacaaaaatgataaaattaaaaatgataacaataactGCACAATAAGAGATTCACTTAATACTGactgactttatttcttttatgaaGATGGAATCACTGAGAACTAACAGtctaaaactttttatttgaaaataataaactttGTTGTTACCATGATCGAGATCTGTGTCTGCTTTAGTTGTGCTCTGGACCCTTGTCTATCAAacatataatttctattaaaagtTTTGCTCTGTATGTGAATTGCGAAATTATACTTTTTGTCAGCCAATGCTGCCGGTCATTAGATCATTTTGTGAAGATATTTGACTCAGGAAGCCTTATGAAAAAGAAactctaataataaaaaaaatctttaaagacTTTTGcgctttatttaaattagggtattttactttaattttatggGTTTTGTTTGGAAGGCATTGCTATTAGCAATTTGGATTTTTGTGAGCAGTGGTGTAAATCTGTTCTTTTGCACCATCTGgtggtaatttaaaaaattacttttgccgttattttagtaattttagatacatttatgtaatttaagaGTTGCATACAGTTATGATAcagttttataaaattaaacttcTTTCTCAGGGAACAGTTCTGATAGCAATTATGTCCTATACTGTTGTCCTCATGTCGTACTATACTGAAAGTTGATAtctgaatattaaaattaaatgtttgtttttctttggaatatttgttaaataattaggtacaattatttatacttaaaaaaaaaagtcttagttATTACCATTTAAGCAATTGTTTGTCTTTCTGATTTAACCCTACTGTAGAACTATTGTACCAGATACAGACAGAGCTGAACAAACTCTATTGCATTGTTTGAAGCATATTTATATTGGGGagacttaatttctagtgactatcgtcaatttgattacagagaccgcttctgcacttaataaaaaattttttaaaaagtgttaatctcgtcattatacatcactatcactctattctcctgtcTGATAGTATccagtgctatataaataaaagtgattgattttcACCCATCTTTTTTTGCAGGAGTGGCACCACTGTATTCTGGTTTGACCCCTACTATGATCCGAACATTTCCTGCCAATGGAGCTCTCTTTTTAGCCTATGAAGTCAGTCGCAAGATAATGATGCAACAGCTTGAACACTAAGTGCCATCCAGTgcattttgttgcttttaaaacagGCCTTTGGAAGTCTTGTATGTTGGAgaaagactatatatatatatatatatatatatatatatatatatatatatatatatatatatatatatatatacatacagtatatagacCGTTCTGTCGTTACACACACCTGTCTCTATGGTGAGTTGCTCTTGATTGCATGTGACTCTCGAGACTCAAAGCTCTCCATAGCAGCCTTAATGAGGTCTTGGTACATAtctgaacaactttaaaggctgAAAATGCCTGTGTTTAACAGATGGGTGAACAaacaatactgtatattaatattatataaaatgcacatattttgtaACCTCTTGGATATTTATCCACACAAATACATGTCATTCAGCAACTTTACAAACACTTAATATGCATTGTCATTAAATATGTATTGAATATTAGTTAAAGatttacaaatatttctgtataaggatgattattttaggataatcaaataaagtcaaactaatttttatttttaaccatgtATCTATATCACAAAAGATATACATCAATTTTATGCAAGAAATAATTGTGactaaagtgttattgtaattgtgattttacAATAAACATCAAACAATGGTTTTGCCAGACTTGTGTTTAATATACTGTGACCACCTACCCTAACATGCCATTTtatgggaaataaaaaaaaggaagagaaagaaataaaaaaaaatccatgtctGTACTTAAATAGACTTTGATAACCTGTAATAATGAAACTATTTAGATCTATCCAGACAGATTTTGTACGAAATTGCATTATTTGCAACACTCATCCACACAGAAAAGAGCTTCACTGAAAGGAGTAAAAACTACAACAATATTATGACATTGGAATGTCAATTTCAAGAATACATCAGGTTATATCTGGATATACAGGTTAGATCAGCATTTGACATGTGGTTTAACAGCTCATATTTCCCCTGCCATGTGTTGGTGCAGATATCTATGAATTATAAATGTCCCACtacaatttttgtaaaaaaaaatacaaaaaaaaaaataccaggCATTGAAAActatgaacaaataaaatattagcgGATTTATCTGGTACAACAGAGGCTATACAGGTTTATGGTATTCATATCTGATATCAAATGAGTTGCAGTGCAGTGTCTGGTCTAATGGGAACAGACACACCCTTGTGGGAAGATGAGCACACGTTACAAGTTTTGGTTACCTGCTGTTTACAGCAGCACATTTCCAGTTTGTGACGCTCTTCAAAATGACCACAGTAATCAGGGTTCAAGACCGGGAGACGGACAGCCGGCATATAATACAAGGTACGACTTTGTTCAGTTctacattttgaacaaaataatatattcaaattaaatattatattaaaggctacatttaaaaaaaaaaaaaaaaaaaaaaaagggtactATTGAACAAATATAATTTCCGATGGCAACAGTTTTACCctcaattatattttatgatattttaactttaaaaggaAGTTAAGCATGATCGTTAGCACAGTCAGTAGGACTGGTATTTGATATGTTTACCTGACATTCAGTCTAGGgttataaagaaatgtaatatcCCATTGATTGGGGTCCCCAATCCTGCTCTTGGCGATCAACTGTCTTGCAAAATTCATCACcagttttaatcaaatacacctgaagcaactaattaaggtcttcaggatcacttaaaaattaaagacaTGTGTGTTTAGAGGCAGTCGATCAACAGGAGCAGGATGCACCACTGGATTAAACAATATCttagcattatttaaattgtattcttggcttctttaataataataaaacatgttccagttgtgcatttaattttgtgGCTGTTTTAGGATTTGCATAGGATTTAAAAAGGAGGtgcataaaatatgtacaatccACTTCAAATTTTTGTATTACAAGTAACTGAACAAGTTTTTCCTTTTCTACTTAAGTAATTGTAATATGAAAAGTGCCATATTCGTGGAATGTCCCTGTTGCTTTCATGTCTTTCAGATGATAAATCTCCCTCACTTGGATGCATTGGCTGGTTCATTGTCTTTATCGCAATCATTATCACTATAGGATTGCTTCCTGTTACCGTATTTATGTGCATCAAGGTAAGATTGTGTAGATCTTCCATagacaattaaatgtatttttcaacaCAATATTATCTGCATTTACAATGTACCTCACTGACTCACTCTTAGATTGTAAAGGAGTATGAAAGGGCTGTGATCTTTCGATTAGGTCGTATTGTTGACAAGAAACCAAAAGGACCTGGTATGATAGaagtttacttttaaatagcAGCTTACATATTTGCATAACTGAATGTTATTAatgaagagcatctctgaaaaTAGTTACtgtactttaaatataatataatcctCTATAtctgtgtattatatatacgtTATATAGGAATTTTCTTTGTGCTGCCATGTACTGACACATTCAGGAAGGTGGACTTAAGAACTGTGACATTTGATATTCCTGCTCAAGAGGTAGGTATCATATTACTAATCATAAAATTGCTCTTATAGTATTTCTTGTGCTTTTGGAATTTTTATTAGTTCTTATATTtagcattcatttatatttacatttgtttgtgcacatgtttttgtgacatgaggacacaaatatatataatgacacaTGTATTACAAGGAGAAAAAGGGCCCCATTAAATTTAGAGAATGTGCAAATGCATTAAGTTTCCTAAGGAGTAGggttgtgtgcgtgtgtgtgtgtgtgtgtgtatgtgttgtgtaCTTGCAtacataaaatagttttttgtttttttaatcaaataattttattttcagatttatttcaatgagattttttttgttgttttcattgttaatttaatttaagataagtgtccaaataaatgtGTCGTAACAATagaatgttaaataaattatcattatGTAAACAGATGAGCATCTATTTGTGTCTCTGTAAGAACAGTTCCTTACGAAGGACTCTGTGACTGTGAGTGTGGATGGAGTGGTATACTTTCGTGTCTTTGACCCGATCTGCTCTGTGGCCAACGTGTCGAGTGCAGACCATGCAACACGTCTGTTAGCACAGACCACCCTGCGAAATGTCCTGGGCACAAAGAGCCTGTCAGAGCTGCTTTCTGACAGAGAGGGCATCTCATACAACATGCAGGTACATCAACTCTCAGAGCAGCAGTACAGAGGCATTTGTTTAGTTTGTGCTTGCTGTTTAATACATAAAACTGTTTTGTCATccaatacaattttatttgcaCAAGCACAAAAATTGCACAAGGGAATTTATCCTAGATGTGGAATTCATGCAGTACGCTCTTTATTATGGTGCATTATAGGGACGACGATGTGAGACGTCTAGTATGGTTTTAGACCACTTCAAATGGCTGTCCCCTTAAAACTGTTCCCTTTATACCTCTGATATGGACCAATTTCAAAtgtagaattatttatttgctattgaACTGCATAAGCTGTAAAGCTTAAGCCAGGGACCTGCCCACAAGAAGGGGATATCATATTTCATCTTTGTATCATCATGATGACAGATTGCCTTGGATGAGGCCACAAGCGTGTGGGGCATTAAAGTAGAGCGAGTGGAGATAAAGGATGTTAAACTGCCCCTCCAGCTCCAGAGGGCCATGGCTGCAGAAGCTGAAGCAGCCCGAGAAGCCCGTGCAAAGGTGAGACCATCGCAACAAAATATAATGCagtcatatttaattataaaagtcAGTGTAGCCCAAATAATGGACCCAACATTATTCTTGAGTTGCACAAATATCACATACAAACTTGATGTATATAGATGTCACAAAATAGTGCACTTAGTGaatatttagttgttgttgtgttttttttatagtgaatatttagtttcagcaacaacagcagcaagTCTTCTttgtacattgtttttttgttttgttatttctatAAACTACAATTTGCAAACCTTGCTACCCATTATAGCATACATTTtactatttgtattattattattattattgattataaaaagatttaataattttcttttaaattttattagaCTGCAgtattgaattttttaaaataaaaatgtcacactTTCCacaagtaaatgttttatttggatTGAGACTCCCAAAAACAATGCTCTAACAGGCTTTCTAGGATATTTGAGAAAATCAGTGATTATAGCCctactgttttaatattatagcTGAACCAAATATGAAGAAATACATTATGTGGAGGAAATTTAAAGCACAACACATGACATGATTGTACTCAAGTGTATTATTGTTATGTCTCTGAGTAGGTGATTGCAGCTGAGGGTGAGATGAATGCCTCACGGGCACTGAAGGAAGCATCTCTGGTGATCGCTGAGTCACCATCAGCTCTGCAGCTGCGATATCTCCAGACTCTAAACACCATTGCAGCAGAAAGAAACTCCACCATTATCTTTCCCTTGCCTATCGATTTAATTCAGCATTTCACATCCAAAAAAGATTGAATGATTTACAGACTTCCAATAGATTTCCAATATTCTAGTCAgctatttctataaaaaaaactgatgaaacGGTTTCTGATGtattaatatagtataatatatatacatatatatgtgcaaCAATACTATGATTTATTTTGTCAGTCtcttgttaattaaaaataaaataataaaataaatatcttctcTCAGAAGTTATACTTCTTTTTCAATTAGTTGAAAGTCAGCTCTAGAAACAGgatgcttttacattttttttttaatatttaaacccAAAGGGCAATAAAGTGCAACATAATCATCAAAAGAGTTTTTGAATGCATCACAACAGTGAGTAAATACACTAACAAGGTTTGAACGAAACAAATTATATCACAGCTTTAAGACATGCTTTTCCACTAACGTGTTGTAACATAGATCACACATAAAGCTCATACAAGCTGTACAACACAAAttaggagaagaaaaaaaaaaaatcaacaggaCATTTCATTAATACAATCCATGTTACAGTCCTCCCTTAAATGTCCAATGACAGACAGTTGTGTTTGTATTCCAGTTAAATTCCaaatcatcaaaaaatattatttactcattctcTTTTCATTCTCAAACATTTTTCTACTCAAAACACCGCTAGTTCACAATATGAATACATTTGGAACATAGTCATCATAGTCTTTACGACTTGAGGACCATGACGCTATGTGAACTATGATATTTGTGGTGCTTTTTAATCCAAGagcaattttaaatgtttggaacaccaaattaagtaaataactaaaatttGAAGAATGCTACATGgacaaaaataacatgcaagTTAGGAATGACATTAGATTGAGTAAATAGTgacaaatttgtcattttttgtctgaactgttcctttatGAATGGAAGAAGCATTCAGAAACTCCATAAATATGTCCATGGGACACACACAGTGGGAAAAAAGACTAAAGAAAAAATCAGTGCATTTTACAACCTGACTGATTGAAGATTTCcctatcatttatatttatatttcaaaagcaGAGAAGAGCATAATCCAAGCAGACACCCAAGAAACTGTAAAAGCGAGACAGGTAGttgaattttatattacattatttcattctgagctttaattttaattgctaTATgagtgaaatgcatttaaataaaagtttgataACACATTGATGCCAACCTTCAAATGTATACCGGTAGTTTGCATTCCGTTCTATAGATTcaacatgaatatttttttagaatctaTCGTCAAACTGTAATGCACATGAGATGACAATGAAATGCACCTTCTTAACCTGAGCTGGATCACCTATAGAGATGGGAGGTGGTACTCTCAGAATGAGCAGGAATAAACAAAATTCACCAGTACAATGGTATAAAATCAGCCATCATCTTAGTTCAAGTGTCTGTAAACGGCAGCAGCCATTTGCACTCTCTGTTAGTACAAATGTTAAGGCTAAAGAATGATAactaaagattttattttcctATAAAAAATCATGGTCATTTATGCTAATCATAAAAAATTGATTACTAATAGCTGCACTACTAAGTAcacttaaacataaaataaaacatgtatacaTTGTCCCCACAGGAGACTAAAACATTCATGAAAAAGATGACTTCCTAACTCCTTCCTAAAGTTCCCAAACATTGAGTCCAGGTATTTACCACAATGTCAACAAGAATACAAGTGcatattcacataaaaatgatCCACTCAATATACAGGATAGTTGTTGTAGGCCATTCCGTGAACATAAATGTAGTGTAATTTAAATACTTTCTGGTTATTATTCATGACTAGATTTTCCTGTATTGAGACCATGGCTTTGACACTGTAGACCCTGAATGTatcacaataaacaataaaggCCCATTCACACCATACACGATAACTGTAAAGATAATGATATTAACATCCACACTGGAGAACAATATCGTCTATTTATTCTCACAtacaataaatactttaaatgctGCCTCAAATTCCTGAGCTCATGAGAACAGGATggctt includes these proteins:
- the stoml3a gene encoding stomatin (EPB72)-like 3a translates to MTTVIRVQDRETDSRHIIQDDKSPSLGCIGWFIVFIAIIITIGLLPVTVFMCIKIVKEYERAVIFRLGRIVDKKPKGPGIFFVLPCTDTFRKVDLRTVTFDIPAQEFLTKDSVTVSVDGVVYFRVFDPICSVANVSSADHATRLLAQTTLRNVLGTKSLSELLSDREGISYNMQIALDEATSVWGIKVERVEIKDVKLPLQLQRAMAAEAEAAREARAKVIAAEGEMNASRALKEASLVIAESPSALQLRYLQTLNTIAAERNSTIIFPLPIDLIQHFTSKKD
- the slc25a15a gene encoding solute carrier family 25 member 15a, whose product is MAPHPVTQAIIDLSAGACGGIACVFSGQPFDTAKVKMQTFPGLYRGFVHCFVSVYKQVGLRGLYQGTTPALIANIAENAVLFMSYGFCQNVVRFVSGLDRDTELSDVQKACSGSVASVFSSLALCPTELVKCRLQAMHEMEASGKIASGQKSTVWSVVKNVLRTNGPLGFYQGLTTTIVREVPGYFCFFGGYELSRSMFAHHMGKDKEHIGVVPLMFSGGFGGACLWLVVYPIDCVKSRIQVLSLAGKQKGFLKTLMGILRNEGVAPLYSGLTPTMIRTFPANGALFLAYEVSRKIMMQQLEH